In Nocardia sp. NBC_01327, the genomic stretch GGCGGTGTTCGGGTGCGCTACACCCTCGACCGCTGGGATTGAGTCGGGTTTGGGGCGGGCCCGCCGGGGCAATGCTTGATCGGGATGTGGCGGGTCCGCATCTCGGTTAGGGTCGATTCGGTTTGCCGCATACGAGATGCGGCCGACCGTGTGTGGAAGGTGAACTGATTCGTGTCTTATCTGCTCTACGACTTCCTGATGCCGTACCTGGGTCCTTCGGCGGCCGAATACTGGGCGACGGTGTTCGTGATCAACCCGCTGGGCACCACGAACCCGTGAGGTAGTCCGGGCCCCTCAGCCCCGCGGCGAGTGTCCGAGCAGTACCTGCCCGGTGAAGCGGGTCTGCTTGGCGCGCGGGAGCGGGTGGAACAGACATCCGTGCATATCGCGGTACCACAGTTCGAGCGGGCAACCGCGGGAATAGCCTGCGCCGCCGACGGTTTCGATGGCCAGCCGCACGGTGGCGATGAGCGCGTCGGCAGCCACGGTCTTCCGGCTGAGGGTGCGCGCGGCGTGCTCGTCGGTATTGGCGAAGTGCAGATTGTCCGAGGCGGTGAACATGGCGTCGATCAGATCGACGGCCGTGGTGTAGGAGTTCATCATTTCCCCGGCCAGGCTCACGGTGTGCGCTTCGCCGCGACCGGCCATCAGCTCGGTCGTCAATTCCACTGCGCGGTCGGCGATTCCGAGGTAGGCCGCCATCACCAGCGGCATGGCCGCGCCCGCCACGATATTGAGAATCGGCGGCCAGACGCCCGCCGGGCGGATCAGCGAGACCGCGGCATCGGGGACGAAGGCTTCGTCGAACACCACGGTGTGTGACCCGCTGGCGCGCAAACCCAGGGTGTCCCAAGTCTTTTCGATGCGCACGCCGGGGGCGGTGAGCGGCACGGCGAAGTGCAGCACCTGCGGTCCCTCGGGGGCGTCGTCCCAGCGAATGCTGCTGACCGCCACCGTCCCGGCTTCGCATCCGCTCGCCGGGGCCTTACGCGCGCTGACCCGGTAACCGCCCTCGACCCGGACCGCACTGCCATTGGAATCCACCCAGTCCGAAGCCCCGGTGCTGACCAGAATCGCGCCCGCCGTGACCTTTTCGAACATCGGCCGGGCGTCGATGCCGTGCCGGTGCCGCCACACCTGGGCGGCGACCAGATGCGAATGCATGGCGAAGGCGACCGCGGTGGCCGGATCGTGCCTGCCCAATTCCCGCAGTATGTCGCCCATCTGGCGGTGGGTGGCCCCGCCGCCGCCGAATTCGGCGGGTACCAGTGCCCGGCTCAGCCCCGAGGAGCGCAGCAGGTCGTAGGCGGCGAGGGACAGTTCGCCGGTGCGGTCGCGATCGGCGACACCGTCGCGCAGGTTGTCGCCTACCGCGGTGGCGGCCGCGAGCCACTCGGAGCTGGTGGTTTCGGGAAGAGTCGATGTCATGTTGTCGAAATTAGGGATTCTCGCGATAACCGAATAGTCCAGAAAATGGACTCGTCCGGACGGCAAAGAGGTGATTCGTGGGTACCGCGACCGCAGGCTACGGCCAGTACTGCCCGATTTCGCGGGCGCTCGACCTGCTGGGGGAGCGCTGGTCGCTGCTCATTCTGCGTGATTTGCTCACCGGCACTTCGCGATTCAACGATCTGGCACGCGGTCTGCCCGGACTCTCGCGCAGCCTGCTCGCGCGCCGCCTGCGCCGGTTCGAGCGGGCCGGTCTGGTGGAGCGGACCGCCGACGGCGGGTATGTGCTCAGTGCTGCCGGGTATGAGCTGGAGCCGATTCTCTTCGGTCTGGGCGCCTGGGGTGCGCGCTGGACCTTCGGTGCGCCGGAGCCCGCGGAGCTGGATGCGCAGCTGCTGGTCTGGTGGATGCACACCCGGCTGGACACCTCCGGATTCCCGGGCAAACGGCATGTGCTCGGCGTGCTGTTCACCGATGATCCGCGCCGATACTGGATCGTGGTGGAGTCCGGTATCGCGTCGGTATGCGATTCCGATCCGGGTTTTCCGGTCGATGTGACCATTACGTCGGATGTGAGCTCGCTGTATCAGGTGTGGCTGGGCCGGGTGCCGATGCTGCACGCCATGCGCGCCGGTCGGCTCGAATTCGTGGGCCCAGCTGCGCTGACCCGCCGGATGAGCACGGTGCTGCGGCTGTCTCCCGTTGCGGCGAGATAGCCGTCCGGTGTGATCTGGCTTACCGGCCCGGAGCGGCTTGCAGTCCAGTGGTGTCCGACTGGCTATCAAGTGGCCTGATCGGTGCTCGTAGACTCAGGGTGTTCGAGTCCGAGCGATCGATTGGCCCACATGACACAGGAGTTTGCCGTGACCACGCCCGACACCACACCCGCCATCGGCACCGCCCGCGTGAAGCGCGGCATGGCCGAGATGCTGAAGGGCGGTGTGATCATGGATGTTGTCAATGCGGAGCAGGCCAAGATCGCCGAAGATGCCGGCGCCGTCGCCGTCATGGCCCTCGAGCGTGTCCCCGCCGACATTCGCGCCCAGGGTGGCGTTTCCCGCATGTCCGATCCGGACATGATCGACGGCATCATCGCCGCCGTCTCCATCCCGGTCATGGCCAAGGCTCGTATCGGCCACTTCGTGGAGGCGCAGATCCTGCAGTCCCTCGGCGTCGACTACATCGACGAGTCCGAGGTGCTGACCCCCGCCGATTACGCCAACCACATCGACAAGTGGAACTTCACCGCCCCCTTCGTCTGTGGCGCCACCAATCTGGGTGAGGCCCTGCGCCGTATCACCGAGGGCGCGGCCATGATCCGCTCCAAGGGTGAGGCCGGCACCGGCGATGTCTCCAATGCCACCACCCACATGCGCAAGATCCGCGGCGAGCTGCGCCGCCTGAGCACCCTGGCCGAGGACGAGCTGTTCGTCGCCGCCAAGGAGCTGCAGGCCCCGTACGAGCTGGTCCGCGAGGTCGCCGAGACCGGCAAGCTGCCGGTTGTGCTCTTCACCGCCGGTGGCATCGCCACCCCGGCCGACGCCGCCATGATGATGCAGCTGGGCGCCGAGGGCGTCTTCGTCGGCTCCGGCATCTTCAAGTCCGGCAACCCGGCGCAGCGCGCCGCCGCCATCGTGAAGGCCACCACCTTCTTCGACGACCCGGATGTGCTGGCGAAGGTGTCGCGCGGCCTGGGTGAGGCCATGGTCGGCATCAATGTCGAGGAGATCCCGGAGCCGCACCGTCTCGCCGAGCGCGGCTGGTAATCGCCTCGCGGCATATCGCAGACTTGCGCCGCCGGAGAGCCTGAAAAGGGCTCTCCGGCGGCGTTTTTCACTGGAGGACTCGGGGCGGAAGTCGAAGATCAGATCAATGTTTCGGGGAAGTTGCTGTGACCGCTCGCCGTCAAGTGCCGGATACGCGAGGCGCGGAACTGGCGCAGGTCCGGTCGTACCCCTGTTTGCCTGCGCGCATGGGCTCCAGCAAACTCTCGCTGATTTACCAGGATTGTACTGCCGCAAATTTACTACCTGCTGACTTCTGGCTAGTGTTCGGCACAATCGCACGGCACGCTGTTGCCGCGAAGCCTTCTGGCAAGGAGTCCGCATGCTGGAAATCGACCAGTTCACCTATGGTTGGTTGACCCCCGTGCTCGCCTATCTCATGTCCGTCCTCGGCTCGTTGCTGGCGCTGCGCTGCATGGTGCGGGCGCGCGGTCAGGTGGGGCGGGGCGGCAACGGGTGGATCGCGACGGGGGCGATAGCGCTGGGCGGCACCGGGATCTGGGTCATGCATTTCATTGCGATGCTTGGCTTTTCGGTGCAGGATGCGACGATTCGGTACAACGTGCCGATTACCGTCTTCAGCGCCCTTATCGCGATGGGCGTTGTGTGGCTGGGGCTTTCGATCGTGGTGCACCGGCACGGCGGGGAGTTGTTCGCACTGGTCATCGGCGGGGCGATCACCGGGCTCGGGGTCGCCGGTATGCACTACGCCGGGATGTACGCCATGAAAACCGATGCGACAGTGCAGTACGACCCGTGGGTGGTCCTGCTGTCGCTGGTGATCGCCATTGTCGCGGCGACGGCGGCGCTCTGGTTCGCCCTGCATGTGCACGGCATACTCGCCACCATCGGTGCGGCGCTGATCATGGGAATCGCGGTGTGCGGCATGCACTACACGGGCATGTTCGCCATGCACGCCCATGTCGCCGAGCATATGCACGCGCCGGCCGGGGCGCAGGCGAACCAGCTGCTGACCCCGCTCATCGTCGGCGTCAGCATGGTCACCATGCTCATGCTGTTCCAGGTCGGCATCACCGATATCGACGAGCCCGATCTCAGCCGCATTCGTGGTCAGTACGCCAGCAGGTTCTGGCCCAGTGAGGGCGATGCTGTGCACCAGAAGTTCGATCCGGACGACTTCCCCACCGAGACGTTCAAACCGCACCACCGCGAGTATTGAACCGCTTGGCGTGGAAGTGATTTCGCCCGATTACAGCGGTATGAGGGCGCGGAGGTAGCGGTGTCGGTAGCGGCGCTGGGCAACAAGAAGCAGTGGGAACAATGCCCGCCAGACTCCGGTGGGGGAGGGGCGGGTCAGCGAACGAATGGTGAGTGCGACCGTCCCATCGGGGCTGCGGTGGACGATGAACGCCTCTTCCCCCGAGACCGGATGGCCCACCAGCGTGCCGTAGGCGAACCCGCGGCGGATCAAGGTGTCCACCACGGCGACAACGCGCACCGGCTCGTGAATGGCGAACGGCCCGAACGAGGCAGTGATCCGATACTCTGCCCCGGCGGTCACGCGTAAATCAGCCCCCGATTGCGGATCTACCCGAAACCCGCTGCGCCGCTTGATCTCCCAGCTCATCACCGCCTCGGAAGCGCGCCGCCAGTCGACCTCCCCATGCCCGACGACAACTGTCCTCTCGTACCCGCGATACCCCGAACCGCCCCCAGCCCAGTCGACATCCCTCGGACACGTCGAGCCCACCGGTCCGTAGTTGAACCCACTACCACCGCTTTCCGATCCGTTCCGCACCATGACGCGCTCCCGTCGGGGTGTCCAGCCTTCCTCCGTCAGGCTATCGACGCGGGGGCGCACAGGTGAAGCGGTACAGTTCCACCGCCTCGAGACCACACTTCGGCCACCGTGACCAGTGGTGGCCGGTAGCCAGGAAGGGACGGCATCGTGAGGATCTACATCACCAGCGTTTTCGTCGATGACCAGCAGAAAGCCCTCGACTTCTACACCGGGGTACTGGGTTTCACCACGAAGCACGACATCCCGCTGGGCGAAGCCCGGTGGTTGACGGTCGTCTCACCGGAAGACCCCGAAGGCGCGGAACTCCTGCTGGAGCCTGATGGCCACCCCGCGGTGAAGCCCTACAAGACCGGTCTGCTCGCCGACGGCATTCCGGCCGCGTCATTCCAGGTCGCCGATGTGCGGGCCGAGTACGACCGGCTGCGTGACCGGGGAGTCACCTTCACACAGGAACCGATCGCGGCGGGCCCGGTGACCATCGCCGTATTCGCCGACACCTGCGGAAATCTCATCCAGATCGTCACCCCGGCCTGAGCGGTCAAAGATCGCGCCCTGACTGCATTTTTTGCCGCTCTGGAACGGTTTTTGACCGCTCAGGCCGGATGCCCGTCCAGTCAGGGCTGGGTGACCGGACATGGTCCCGGCCGCACCGATGAATTTCGGGTGGATCCGTCGTCGATACCTCTGGATACGCCGACCGACAGGAGTCCAGGCATGACGAAGCCCTTCAGATTCGGGGTCGTTGCCCCGCTCAGAACCGACCTGCCGACATGGCGAGAGCGTGTGCGCCGCATTGCCGACAGCGGATACTCGACGCTGCTGGTGCCCGATTTCCCGCAGGCGCAACCGTCGCCCGCCCCCATGCTGGCGACCGCCGCAGCCCTCGCCCCCGACCTGCGCGTGGGCGTCTGGGTGTACGCCTCTCCGCTCCGACCGGCGTGGATGACGGCGTGGGAAGCGCACTCGCTGTCCCTGGTGACCGAGGGTCGTTTCGAGTTCGGAATCGGCACCGGCAGGCCCGGAATCGAGGACGAACTGCGCGACCGGGGACTACCCGCGGTCCCTCCGGGCGAGCGGTTGACCCAGGTCCGCGAGACCATCGCCACCCTGCGAGACCTCGACGGCCCCGACCTCCGCACCCCCGTCGTCATGGCCGTCCGCGGCCCCAAAGCCCGCGCACTGGCAGCCGAACTCGCAGACACAGTCAACTTCGCCCTGCAACCCCACGAGACCCGCGCCGACGTCACCCGCCTGGCCCACGAGGTCCGCGCACTCGGAGACGTCGAGCTCGCCCTGCACGTCCCGATCATCGGCAACTCGGTCGCACCCTTCATGGCCTCCCCCGACACCAACCCCGCCGCCCTCCCCCCAGACTCGTTCGCGATGCTCCCGGACGACCCCGCCGCCGCCATCGAAGAAATCCACCGCCGCCGAGAGGAAACCGGCTTCTCCTACTACGTATTCGGCGCCGACTTCGCAGAAACCCTCGCCCCAGTCGTAGCCGAACTCGCCGGCAAGTAGCCGGGACGCCGAGCCACTCCGCAGCCGTTTTCTGGGCGTCGATCAGGGCTGGGTTTCTGCCGAGCGTTCTGTGGCGTGCACGCCGATGACGTAGCGCCTGGTCCACCACAGCATCGGGCGCAACGCGAGGTTTCGCAGGGGGCCACCGTATTTGGCGTAGATCGCCCGGTCCACGTGCCGGATCACCGCGGGGTCGGTGATGTGCTCGAATGTCACCCGGTAGCGCGTATTTCCTTCCAGCAGTGCACCTTCCGGTGTACGCAGGGCTCGCTTGTACCACTTCGCCTCGGCGCGGCGCTGGCTGCGGACGTAGCCGACGCCGCCGACCACCACCGCCCCGACCGTTGTGGTGATCTCGCGTCCGTCCTTGGTGCGCGTTACGAGGTTGACCACCTCGGATTCGGCGAGGTAGTCGATCGATGTCCGCATAATGCCTCCTGTCACCGATGGTAAATGCCATTTACCAATGGTAAATGATGTTAACCTAAAGGGGATGAGCAGCGAGCGAAGGCCCAGTGGGAAGCATCACGGCGATCTCCGGCGAGTACTGGAGGAGACCGCTCTGGACCTCGTCGCAGAGCGCGGTGTGCACGGGTTCGCCCTGGCCGAGGTGTGCCGCCGCGCCGGTGTCAGCGTGGGCGCGCCGTACAAGCATTTCGCCGACCGGGAGGCACTTCTCGCGGCACTGGCCGCGCACAGCTTCCGCGAACAGCATCGCCGCTACGAGGCCGCCATCGCGACCGGTTCCGAGCCCGGCGAGCAACTCGCCGCCTTCGCGGCGGCGTACGTACGTTTCGCCGCGCAGGAGCGCACCCTGTTCGAGCTCGCTTTCACCGCCGGCCTGGACAAGAGTCGCTACCCCGAGCTGATGGATACGGGCACAGCGTTATTCGACATGCTGATGCCGATCGCGCGCACCATTGCCCCCGACGAGAACGACGCGTTCGACCTTCTCGTCCGTATCGCCGCTGCCGCTCACGGGTTGGCGCTGCTGACCGATCAGGGATTGGTTCGGCCCGGCCGCGATACATCGGAAGCCACCGAGGAGCAGGCCGCACGTTCAGCGCGGGCGCTCATCGATGAGGCTCGAACTGCGCACCCGAGGTAGTAATCCAGCGAGACAGGCGCTTGATCAGTCCTCACGCCGCTGACTCGAAGCGGCCGGGCGAGCTGAACGCACTGTTTTGCCGCACGCCGGTCAGGAGTAGTCGCGGAAGGTCATCAGGAAGCCTGCGACGCCGATGATGAACAGTGCGATCCAGGCGATTACCTGGAGGGCCAGCCAGGGGAGGTCGCGGACCCAGAGGCCGCTGATCATGACTGTGAGCAGCATCAGGACGCCGTAGAACGGGGTTCGCTGTGGATGCTGTCCCATAGTGCCTGGATACGCCTGTTTCGGGGTGGGCGCTATCGGTCCCGGTGAGGGCCCTGTGCGGTGGAGTCGCGCACGGCCGGGCGGTCGGGGTGGTCCCAGGCGATCAGGATGTCGGGGTCTTCGGATTCGTGTGCGCGGAGGGCTTCGATGGTGAAGGCGGCGTCGGGGCTGGTGTGGCGGCGGAGGGCGGGCTCGGACATGTGCAGGCTGAGGGTGAGGTCGAAGTCGAGGTTGCGGCCGAGCAGCATGGGGCCCGCGATGAGGAGCAGGGTGCCGGGGGCGGCGGTGTGGATGCGGGCTCTGGCGGAGCGGTCGGTCTGTTCGTTCCAGAGGGCAGGGAGCCAGCGGCCGTGCTGCCGGAGAGCTTGCAGGACTTCACGATCCAGTGCGGCGTAGTCGAACCAGGCTGTGCGATAGGTGTATTCGCCGGTGCGGTCGTACTCCAGGCGGACGGAGGCGGGGCGGACGAAATCGTGCAGGGCGATGACCTCGGCGGGCCGGCCGCCCGCGCGCAGGCGGCCGGCGACAGTGCGGGCGAAGGCCACCGGGTCGGCGGCGTCCGCACCGTCGACGGCGATCACCGCATTCCCGGGCAGGCCGATCGCGCGGTCGGCGACCAGCTCGGCCAGGGCGTCGGGGGAGATGGCGGTGAACCGGGGCACCCGTCCATCATGATCGACGGGCCGGGACAGGTGCGGAGGGGTCGGCGGTACTCGGTGTGGCGCGGGCGGGCACCGACATGATGGGGTCGGC encodes the following:
- a CDS encoding acyl-CoA dehydrogenase family protein translates to MTSTLPETTSSEWLAAATAVGDNLRDGVADRDRTGELSLAAYDLLRSSGLSRALVPAEFGGGGATHRQMGDILRELGRHDPATAVAFAMHSHLVAAQVWRHRHGIDARPMFEKVTAGAILVSTGASDWVDSNGSAVRVEGGYRVSARKAPASGCEAGTVAVSSIRWDDAPEGPQVLHFAVPLTAPGVRIEKTWDTLGLRASGSHTVVFDEAFVPDAAVSLIRPAGVWPPILNIVAGAAMPLVMAAYLGIADRAVELTTELMAGRGEAHTVSLAGEMMNSYTTAVDLIDAMFTASDNLHFANTDEHAARTLSRKTVAADALIATVRLAIETVGGAGYSRGCPLELWYRDMHGCLFHPLPRAKQTRFTGQVLLGHSPRG
- a CDS encoding winged helix-turn-helix transcriptional regulator, producing the protein MGTATAGYGQYCPISRALDLLGERWSLLILRDLLTGTSRFNDLARGLPGLSRSLLARRLRRFERAGLVERTADGGYVLSAAGYELEPILFGLGAWGARWTFGAPEPAELDAQLLVWWMHTRLDTSGFPGKRHVLGVLFTDDPRRYWIVVESGIASVCDSDPGFPVDVTITSDVSSLYQVWLGRVPMLHAMRAGRLEFVGPAALTRRMSTVLRLSPVAAR
- the pdxS gene encoding pyridoxal 5'-phosphate synthase lyase subunit PdxS, which gives rise to MTQEFAVTTPDTTPAIGTARVKRGMAEMLKGGVIMDVVNAEQAKIAEDAGAVAVMALERVPADIRAQGGVSRMSDPDMIDGIIAAVSIPVMAKARIGHFVEAQILQSLGVDYIDESEVLTPADYANHIDKWNFTAPFVCGATNLGEALRRITEGAAMIRSKGEAGTGDVSNATTHMRKIRGELRRLSTLAEDELFVAAKELQAPYELVREVAETGKLPVVLFTAGGIATPADAAMMMQLGAEGVFVGSGIFKSGNPAQRAAAIVKATTFFDDPDVLAKVSRGLGEAMVGINVEEIPEPHRLAERGW
- a CDS encoding MHYT domain-containing protein; protein product: MLEIDQFTYGWLTPVLAYLMSVLGSLLALRCMVRARGQVGRGGNGWIATGAIALGGTGIWVMHFIAMLGFSVQDATIRYNVPITVFSALIAMGVVWLGLSIVVHRHGGELFALVIGGAITGLGVAGMHYAGMYAMKTDATVQYDPWVVLLSLVIAIVAATAALWFALHVHGILATIGAALIMGIAVCGMHYTGMFAMHAHVAEHMHAPAGAQANQLLTPLIVGVSMVTMLMLFQVGITDIDEPDLSRIRGQYASRFWPSEGDAVHQKFDPDDFPTETFKPHHREY
- a CDS encoding DUF1990 family protein; this encodes MVRNGSESGGSGFNYGPVGSTCPRDVDWAGGGSGYRGYERTVVVGHGEVDWRRASEAVMSWEIKRRSGFRVDPQSGADLRVTAGAEYRITASFGPFAIHEPVRVVAVVDTLIRRGFAYGTLVGHPVSGEEAFIVHRSPDGTVALTIRSLTRPSPTGVWRALFPLLLVAQRRYRHRYLRALIPL
- a CDS encoding VOC family protein, translated to MRIYITSVFVDDQQKALDFYTGVLGFTTKHDIPLGEARWLTVVSPEDPEGAELLLEPDGHPAVKPYKTGLLADGIPAASFQVADVRAEYDRLRDRGVTFTQEPIAAGPVTIAVFADTCGNLIQIVTPA
- a CDS encoding LLM class flavin-dependent oxidoreductase, with product MTKPFRFGVVAPLRTDLPTWRERVRRIADSGYSTLLVPDFPQAQPSPAPMLATAAALAPDLRVGVWVYASPLRPAWMTAWEAHSLSLVTEGRFEFGIGTGRPGIEDELRDRGLPAVPPGERLTQVRETIATLRDLDGPDLRTPVVMAVRGPKARALAAELADTVNFALQPHETRADVTRLAHEVRALGDVELALHVPIIGNSVAPFMASPDTNPAALPPDSFAMLPDDPAAAIEEIHRRREETGFSYYVFGADFAETLAPVVAELAGK
- a CDS encoding DUF2255 family protein, with the translated sequence MRTSIDYLAESEVVNLVTRTKDGREITTTVGAVVVGGVGYVRSQRRAEAKWYKRALRTPEGALLEGNTRYRVTFEHITDPAVIRHVDRAIYAKYGGPLRNLALRPMLWWTRRYVIGVHATERSAETQP
- a CDS encoding TetR/AcrR family transcriptional regulator, whose protein sequence is MSSERRPSGKHHGDLRRVLEETALDLVAERGVHGFALAEVCRRAGVSVGAPYKHFADREALLAALAAHSFREQHRRYEAAIATGSEPGEQLAAFAAAYVRFAAQERTLFELAFTAGLDKSRYPELMDTGTALFDMLMPIARTIAPDENDAFDLLVRIAAAAHGLALLTDQGLVRPGRDTSEATEEQAARSARALIDEARTAHPR